GCGCGCCAAACTTCAGCGCGATTTTTGCAATGGTAGGGGCCAGGAAGGTCAGCACCAGGGCGCCGATCAGGCCGCCCATGGCCGAGGCGATGGTGGAGGTGGCCAGCGCCCTGCCAGCCTCACCCCGTTTCGCCATGGGGTATCCGTCGATCAGTGTGGCGCCGGCGGCGGGAGTGCCGGGGGTGCGCAGCAAAATGGCGGAGATGGAGCCGCCGTAGATGGCGCCGGCAAAAATACCGATCAGCAGGGAGAGGCCCACGTCGGAGGGCAGGGAGTAGGTGAAGGGCAGCAAAAGCGTCATGCCCATGGTGCCCGTCAGGCCGGGCAGGGAGCCGATGACCACGCCGGCGATGACACCGATCATCAGGTAGAGCCAGCCGCCGTTTTCGATCATCCGCGCAAATCCGTCAATCAATAAACTCATGATACCCTCCTTTTAACCGAGGAACGTCAGCAGTCCCTTGGGCAGGGGGACCAGCAGCAGCGTGTGGAAGAGATAGTAAGAGGCGAGGGTCGTCACAAGGGGCAGTACGAAATAGACCCAAACTTTTTTCACCCGGAACAGCTTCAGCAGGCAGACCATCAGGACCAGGGAGCACAAAATATATCCCACCGGCTTGAGCAAAATGGCATAGAGAATGATCAGCGCGATGGCAATGACCACTTCCTTTTTGTTGGCCACCGTCACGCTGGTGGTAAGCTTGCCCCGCAGGGCGTTGACCAGCTGCACGGTAGCAGCTACGCTCATCAGCACACAGATGATGCGGGGCCATACGTCCGGGTTCAGAGAGTTGTCGGCGGTTGCTTTGAAAGAGGCGCTGTAGACAAACACAAAAATGGTCACAGCATAGACGGCCAGCGATACGACAACATCGATCCAGTTCCTCTTTTTTGTTGATTCCATGGCCTTTTTTCCTTTCAGCTGTAAAATCAGAAGGAGCTCCTGCTCCCGCCGCCCCGGTCAACCCGGGGCGGCAAAAAGCAGGAGCTTTTCATCCCATCCTCTTTGATTACTGAGACAGGCCCAGCAGTTCGCAGACGGACTTCATGCTGGCGGCG
This window of the Dysosmobacter acutus genome carries:
- a CDS encoding tripartite tricarboxylate transporter TctB family protein codes for the protein MESTKKRNWIDVVVSLAVYAVTIFVFVYSASFKATADNSLNPDVWPRIICVLMSVAATVQLVNALRGKLTTSVTVANKKEVVIAIALIILYAILLKPVGYILCSLVLMVCLLKLFRVKKVWVYFVLPLVTTLASYYLFHTLLLVPLPKGLLTFLG